From a single Hyalangium gracile genomic region:
- a CDS encoding ABC transporter ATP-binding protein, whose protein sequence is MAPPKPEQAVLVARGLTKVYRTGEVEVHALRGVDLDLYSGEFVVLLGPSGSGKSTLLNILGGLDVPTRGEITYRDHDLAHADERELTRYRREHVGFVFQFYNLIPSLTARENVALVTELAQQPLRPEEALQLVGLGQRMGHFPSQLSGGEQQRVAIARAVAKRPDLLLCDEPTGALDYVTGKLVLETLARINSELGTTTAIITHNVSIAGMADRVIRIADGCIVSIEPNPRKLRPEDLRW, encoded by the coding sequence ATGGCACCTCCGAAGCCTGAGCAGGCCGTACTCGTGGCGCGGGGCCTCACCAAGGTCTACCGCACGGGCGAGGTGGAGGTGCACGCGCTGAGGGGCGTGGACCTGGACCTGTACTCGGGCGAGTTCGTCGTCCTGCTCGGGCCCTCGGGGAGCGGCAAGTCCACGCTCCTCAACATTCTCGGAGGGCTCGACGTCCCCACCCGCGGCGAAATCACCTATCGCGATCACGATCTCGCCCACGCCGACGAGCGGGAACTCACCCGCTACCGGCGCGAGCACGTGGGCTTCGTCTTCCAGTTCTACAACCTCATTCCCAGCCTCACCGCCCGCGAGAACGTGGCACTGGTGACGGAGCTCGCCCAGCAGCCCCTGCGGCCGGAGGAGGCGCTCCAGCTCGTGGGGCTGGGGCAGCGGATGGGCCACTTCCCTTCGCAGCTCTCCGGGGGTGAGCAGCAGCGGGTGGCCATCGCACGGGCGGTGGCCAAGCGTCCGGATCTACTCCTGTGCGACGAGCCCACCGGCGCGCTGGACTACGTCACCGGCAAGCTCGTCCTCGAGACGCTCGCGCGCATCAACTCCGAGCTGGGCACCACCACCGCCATCATCACCCACAACGTGTCCATCGCGGGCATGGCGGACCGGGTCATCCGCATCGCCGATGGGTGCA
- a CDS encoding ArsR/SmtB family transcription factor produces MHAFDVLGDPVRRRILELLAEGEHASGEIVAVVQREFGITQSAVSQHLKVLRESGFATVRVDGPRRLYAMDAAPLAEVDAWLDRFRAFWTPRLEALATEVARGKKKRGE; encoded by the coding sequence ATGCATGCCTTCGACGTCCTTGGCGATCCGGTTCGCCGCCGCATCCTCGAATTGCTGGCGGAAGGCGAGCACGCCTCGGGCGAGATCGTGGCCGTGGTCCAGCGCGAGTTCGGCATCACCCAGTCAGCGGTCTCGCAGCACCTGAAGGTGCTGCGCGAGAGCGGCTTCGCCACGGTACGGGTGGACGGGCCCCGGCGGCTCTACGCCATGGACGCCGCGCCGCTGGCGGAGGTGGATGCCTGGCTGGACCGTTTCCGCGCGTTCTGGACGCCACGGCTGGAGGCCCTGGCCACCGAGGTCGCGCGGGGCAAGAAGAAGCGGGGCGAGTGA
- a CDS encoding SRPBCC family protein, with protein sequence MLHKKIGAEVREVAEREYEGKPARVVIASRLYHTDAEDLWDALTNAERIPRWFLPIEGELRVGGRYQLKGNAGGTIKRCDRPNAFNVTWEMGGGMSWVNVRLAPEGKDTRLTLEHIVHSADVAQFWTQFGPGATGVGWDLGFLGLGLHIEGGESVPPEANAAWMASDEAKSFMRASAEAWGAAHVAAGEAPDVARGMAERTAAFYTGG encoded by the coding sequence ATGCTGCACAAGAAGATTGGAGCCGAGGTGCGCGAGGTCGCCGAGCGTGAGTATGAGGGCAAGCCGGCCCGCGTGGTGATCGCCAGCCGCCTCTACCACACCGATGCGGAGGACTTGTGGGATGCCCTCACCAACGCCGAGCGCATCCCGCGCTGGTTCCTGCCCATCGAGGGGGAGCTGCGCGTGGGCGGGCGATATCAGCTCAAGGGCAACGCTGGCGGGACCATCAAGCGCTGCGACCGGCCCAACGCCTTCAACGTCACCTGGGAGATGGGTGGCGGCATGAGCTGGGTGAACGTTCGCCTGGCACCGGAGGGCAAGGACACGCGGCTGACGCTCGAGCACATCGTGCACTCCGCGGACGTCGCCCAGTTCTGGACGCAGTTCGGGCCCGGCGCCACGGGCGTGGGGTGGGACCTGGGCTTCCTGGGCCTGGGCCTCCACATCGAGGGCGGCGAATCCGTACCCCCCGAGGCCAACGCCGCCTGGATGGCCTCCGATGAGGCAAAGTCCTTCATGCGCGCGAGCGCCGAGGCCTGGGGCGCTGCCCATGTGGCGGCCGGGGAGGCTCCGGATGTGGCTCGTGGGATGGCCGAGCGCACGGCGGCGTTCTATACAGGCGGCTGA
- a CDS encoding DUF6891 domain-containing protein, protein MATDAELFERLRDRVEALVLGGYGEEWKVLASIEELLRYELREDREALDQLLEYARRRFEQRREEEARWTEPTMNDRIDRAFEELNRQGIIALQNAGNTLSEGWTEVEAAAKLSYELVRGATFFHGQDVERGALGGGLMLAFDAFEDDPGLRDEARLAIAREIRDTLARHGVPTEWNGRPKARIQILPFEWRKHREVPRKEKGTLEQRVLRRVIQERGVTEEAAAAALARFILEAARKEYGAGRELETVYDPERGVVELFQAIKVVERLSDDPAVSENERTLAQLGPLGLEVEPGDELVLQLFYRPDDVYEARAQDSQYGWILGLTTSGRELLPWTARALRDGILRHLPATDQGAPPT, encoded by the coding sequence ATGGCGACAGACGCTGAGCTGTTTGAGCGCCTCCGCGACAGGGTGGAGGCGCTGGTCCTGGGGGGCTATGGGGAGGAGTGGAAGGTGCTCGCCTCGATCGAGGAGCTCTTGCGGTACGAGCTGAGGGAGGATCGCGAAGCGCTCGACCAGCTCCTGGAGTACGCCCGGCGCCGCTTCGAGCAGCGCCGCGAGGAGGAGGCTCGCTGGACCGAGCCGACGATGAACGACCGGATCGACCGCGCCTTCGAGGAGCTGAATCGCCAGGGCATCATCGCCTTGCAGAACGCGGGCAACACCCTGTCGGAGGGCTGGACGGAGGTGGAGGCCGCCGCGAAGCTCAGCTACGAGCTCGTCCGGGGAGCCACCTTCTTCCATGGCCAGGACGTCGAGCGGGGAGCACTGGGCGGGGGCCTCATGCTCGCCTTCGATGCCTTCGAGGACGACCCGGGGCTGCGCGACGAGGCGCGCCTCGCCATTGCCCGCGAGATCCGAGACACGCTCGCGCGCCACGGCGTTCCGACGGAGTGGAACGGACGCCCGAAGGCGCGCATCCAGATCCTCCCCTTCGAGTGGCGCAAGCACCGCGAAGTCCCTCGCAAGGAGAAAGGCACCCTCGAGCAGCGAGTGCTGAGGCGGGTGATTCAGGAGAGGGGCGTGACCGAGGAGGCGGCGGCCGCGGCCCTCGCGCGTTTCATCCTCGAAGCGGCTCGGAAGGAGTACGGCGCGGGACGCGAGCTCGAGACCGTCTACGACCCGGAACGCGGAGTCGTGGAGCTCTTCCAGGCCATCAAGGTCGTGGAGCGGCTCTCAGACGACCCGGCCGTGTCCGAGAACGAGCGGACCCTGGCCCAGCTCGGTCCGCTCGGACTCGAAGTCGAGCCCGGCGACGAGCTGGTCCTGCAGCTCTTCTATCGTCCAGACGATGTCTACGAGGCCCGCGCGCAGGACTCGCAGTATGGCTGGATCCTCGGCCTGACCACCTCCGGACGCGAGCTGCTGCCGTGGACGGCGCGAGCGCTGCGGGACGGCATCCTCCGACACCTTCCCGCTACGGACCAGGGTGCTCCCCCCACGTGA
- a CDS encoding aldo/keto reductase codes for MRVIRAWGLGVNRVEACQRALEESDPDVFLLAGRYSLLDLSALDTLFPACAARGVKVVVGGPFNSGLLAGGSKFEYADASPQLVAARDRIAALCRQHGVDIKAAALQFCAAHPVVASVIPGAKNAERVRQNAELMRQPIPASFWQELKRQGILPAHAPTPGK; via the coding sequence ATGCGTGTCATCCGCGCCTGGGGCCTCGGAGTGAATCGGGTGGAGGCCTGCCAGCGAGCGCTGGAGGAGTCGGATCCCGACGTGTTCCTGCTCGCCGGGCGCTACAGCCTGCTCGATCTCTCGGCGCTGGACACGCTGTTCCCCGCCTGCGCCGCGCGCGGCGTGAAGGTCGTCGTGGGAGGGCCCTTCAACTCCGGTCTGCTGGCGGGGGGCTCCAAGTTCGAGTACGCGGATGCCAGCCCTCAGCTCGTGGCCGCGCGTGACAGGATCGCCGCCCTGTGCCGGCAGCACGGGGTGGACATCAAGGCGGCGGCCCTGCAGTTCTGCGCCGCTCATCCCGTCGTGGCCTCGGTCATCCCCGGTGCCAAGAACGCCGAGCGCGTGCGCCAGAACGCGGAGCTGATGCGTCAGCCCATCCCCGCCTCGTTCTGGCAGGAGCTGAAGCGGCAGGGAATCCTGCCGGCACACGCCCCGACTCCCGGGAAGTGA
- a CDS encoding (2Fe-2S)-binding protein, which produces MKSSTRSPAAEAPPAEESSKQRLSLRINGAEKQLEVAPWTTLLDLLRESLDLTGTKKGCDHGQCGACTVLVDGKPINSCLTLALMQEGRDVTTIEGLAKGDTLHPVQQAFIDQDAFQCGYCTPGQICSAVGLLAQGRLETEADIRELMSGNLCRCGAYSNIRAAIQQVKQSRNTGEGQ; this is translated from the coding sequence ATGAAGAGTTCAACCAGGAGTCCGGCGGCCGAAGCGCCGCCCGCGGAGGAGAGCTCGAAGCAACGACTCTCCCTCCGGATCAACGGCGCGGAGAAGCAGCTGGAGGTGGCGCCGTGGACCACCCTGCTGGATCTGCTGCGAGAGTCGCTCGACCTGACCGGCACCAAGAAGGGCTGCGACCATGGCCAGTGCGGCGCATGCACCGTCCTGGTCGACGGCAAGCCCATCAACTCCTGTCTGACGCTCGCCCTCATGCAGGAGGGCCGCGACGTCACGACGATTGAAGGCCTCGCCAAGGGCGACACGCTCCACCCCGTCCAGCAGGCGTTCATCGACCAGGATGCGTTCCAGTGCGGCTACTGCACCCCCGGGCAGATCTGCTCCGCCGTCGGGCTGCTGGCGCAGGGCCGGCTAGAGACGGAGGCGGACATCCGCGAGCTGATGAGCGGCAATCTCTGCCGCTGTGGCGCCTATTCCAACATCCGGGCGGCCATTCAGCAGGTGAAGCAGTCGCGCAACACGGGAGAGGGACAATGA
- a CDS encoding FAD binding domain-containing protein gives MNRFSYMRAESIPEAVDRISKNPTARFIGGGTNLLDLMKEHVTRPTELIGLSHLPLKQIEETADGGLRIGALVTNSEAAYHPLVEQRYPLLSKAILAGASQQLRNMATTGGNLLQRTRCYYFYDTGTPCNKREPGSGCGAKEGFNRIHAILGTSEQCIATHPSDMCVALAALAAVVRVTGKNGERTISFAEFHRLPGDTPHLDTNLRPDELITAVELPREGFARHHTYLKVRDRASYAFALVSVAAALELEGDRIQSARLALGGVAHKPWRDPEAEAALTGKRPSVETFQSMAQALLRDAKGFGHNTFKVELAKRSVVRALAQASGLEGLS, from the coding sequence ATGAACAGGTTCTCCTATATGCGCGCCGAGAGCATCCCCGAGGCCGTGGATCGCATCTCGAAGAACCCCACGGCCCGCTTCATCGGAGGGGGAACCAACCTCCTCGACCTGATGAAGGAGCACGTCACCCGTCCCACCGAGCTGATCGGCCTCTCGCACCTGCCCCTGAAGCAGATCGAGGAGACGGCGGACGGGGGCCTGCGAATCGGCGCGCTCGTCACGAACTCGGAGGCGGCCTACCACCCGCTCGTGGAGCAGCGCTACCCGCTGCTGTCCAAGGCCATCCTTGCGGGCGCCTCGCAGCAGCTGCGCAACATGGCGACGACGGGTGGCAACCTGCTCCAGCGCACGCGCTGCTATTACTTCTACGACACGGGCACGCCCTGCAACAAACGAGAGCCCGGCTCCGGCTGCGGCGCGAAGGAGGGCTTCAACCGCATCCACGCCATCCTGGGGACGAGCGAGCAGTGCATCGCCACCCATCCGTCCGACATGTGCGTGGCGCTGGCGGCGCTGGCGGCCGTCGTCCGGGTGACGGGCAAGAACGGCGAGCGCACGATTTCCTTCGCCGAGTTCCACCGGCTCCCCGGCGACACGCCGCACCTCGACACGAACCTGCGGCCCGACGAGCTCATCACCGCCGTGGAGCTGCCCCGTGAGGGCTTCGCCAGACACCACACCTACCTCAAGGTCCGGGACCGCGCGTCCTATGCCTTCGCGCTCGTCTCGGTCGCCGCCGCGCTCGAGCTGGAAGGAGACCGGATCCAGAGCGCCCGGCTCGCGCTCGGCGGGGTGGCGCACAAGCCCTGGAGAGACCCGGAGGCCGAGGCGGCGCTGACCGGAAAGCGCCCCAGCGTGGAGACCTTCCAGTCCATGGCCCAGGCACTGCTCCGGGACGCGAAGGGCTTTGGCCACAACACCTTCAAGGTCGAGCTGGCGAAGCGATCGGTCGTCCGGGCCCTGGCGCAGGCGTCCGGGCTGGAGGGACTGTCATGA
- a CDS encoding xanthine dehydrogenase family protein molybdopterin-binding subunit, producing the protein MKTPSSLLGQPVSRVDGRAKVTGEARYAGEFNVPGLLYGQVVSSTIARGRIKKIDASEALRLPGVLQVFTHENRPRLAWFDRKYRDDDAPSGSPFRPLHDEKIVYSGQPVALVVAETFELARYAASLVRVEYASKAHETDLQVQRKEAYVPRQGKGGFEPPPKPWGHADKALEKAHARIDVEYETPVEHHNPMEPHASTVIYEDDGSLTIYDKTQGVLNTQTYVSNVFDLPKEQVRVRSPFVGGAFGSGLRPQYQLFLAVLAARELKRSVRVTLSREQMFTFGHRPATLQRVALGASADGTLEALIHEAVSETSRFEDYIEVVVNWAGMLYRCDNVRLDYKVASLDCYTPLDMRAPGAAVGVFALECAMDELAHRLGMDPVALRLKNYSERDQNKDKPYSSKELRACYQQGAERFGWARRSPAPRSMREGRQLVGWGMATGIWDAMQQAASARAVLSIDGRLTVSSATADIGTGTYTVMTQIAADTLGLPLQDVTFKLGDSSLPMSPIEGGSWTVASVGSAVKEACEKVREQVFKLARKVKGSPLAKASLEEVSFSDGKVRLSADPSQAVSIVEAMRHGEVLSIEEQVLATPGAKQQAYTRCTHSAVFAEVKVDEELGTVRVTRVVSAIAGGRILNPKTARSQILGAVVWGIGMALEEETALDQKLGRFMNHNLAEYHVPVNADVHGIDVLFVDEEDTIVNPLGAKGLGEIGIVGVAAAIANAVFHATGKRIRSLPVTLDKVL; encoded by the coding sequence ATGAAGACACCATCTTCTCTGCTTGGACAGCCGGTCAGCCGCGTGGACGGCCGCGCCAAGGTCACGGGTGAGGCCCGGTACGCCGGAGAGTTCAACGTCCCCGGGCTCCTCTACGGACAGGTGGTGTCGAGCACCATCGCCCGGGGGCGCATCAAGAAGATCGACGCGAGCGAGGCGCTCAGGCTCCCCGGAGTGCTGCAGGTCTTCACCCACGAGAACCGGCCCCGCCTCGCGTGGTTCGACCGGAAGTACCGTGACGACGATGCCCCCTCGGGCTCGCCATTCCGGCCGCTCCATGACGAGAAGATCGTCTACAGCGGCCAGCCCGTCGCGCTGGTCGTGGCCGAGACGTTCGAGCTGGCCCGCTACGCGGCGTCGCTCGTCCGCGTCGAATACGCCTCCAAGGCTCACGAGACGGACCTGCAGGTCCAGCGCAAGGAGGCGTACGTGCCCAGGCAGGGCAAGGGCGGGTTCGAGCCGCCGCCCAAGCCCTGGGGCCATGCGGACAAGGCCCTGGAGAAGGCCCACGCGCGCATCGACGTGGAGTACGAGACCCCCGTCGAGCACCACAACCCGATGGAGCCGCACGCCTCCACGGTCATCTACGAGGACGATGGCTCGCTCACCATCTACGACAAGACGCAGGGAGTGCTGAACACACAGACGTACGTCTCGAACGTGTTCGATCTGCCCAAGGAGCAGGTCCGCGTGCGCTCGCCCTTCGTGGGCGGGGCGTTCGGCTCGGGGCTTCGGCCGCAGTATCAGCTCTTCCTGGCCGTGCTCGCGGCGCGGGAGCTGAAGCGCTCGGTGCGCGTGACGCTGTCGCGCGAGCAGATGTTCACCTTCGGCCACCGCCCCGCCACGCTGCAGCGGGTCGCGCTCGGGGCCTCGGCGGACGGTACGCTCGAGGCGCTCATCCACGAGGCCGTCTCAGAGACGTCACGCTTCGAGGACTACATCGAGGTGGTCGTCAACTGGGCCGGCATGCTCTACCGGTGCGACAACGTCCGGCTCGACTACAAGGTCGCCTCGCTGGACTGCTACACGCCCCTGGACATGCGCGCACCGGGCGCGGCCGTGGGCGTCTTCGCGCTGGAGTGCGCGATGGACGAGCTGGCCCATCGGCTGGGCATGGACCCTGTCGCGCTGCGCCTCAAGAACTACAGCGAGCGCGACCAGAACAAGGACAAGCCCTACTCGAGCAAGGAGCTGCGCGCCTGCTACCAGCAGGGGGCCGAGCGGTTCGGCTGGGCCCGGCGCTCCCCTGCTCCCCGCTCGATGCGTGAGGGCAGGCAGCTGGTGGGCTGGGGCATGGCCACCGGCATCTGGGACGCGATGCAGCAGGCCGCGAGCGCGAGGGCGGTCCTGAGCATCGATGGCAGGCTCACCGTCAGCAGCGCCACCGCGGACATCGGCACGGGCACCTATACGGTGATGACGCAGATCGCCGCCGACACGCTGGGGCTGCCCCTCCAGGACGTCACCTTCAAGCTCGGCGACTCCTCGCTGCCCATGTCGCCCATCGAGGGCGGCTCGTGGACCGTGGCGTCCGTGGGGTCGGCGGTGAAGGAGGCGTGCGAGAAGGTCCGCGAGCAGGTGTTCAAGCTCGCCCGGAAGGTGAAGGGCTCACCGCTGGCCAAGGCGAGCCTGGAGGAGGTGTCCTTCTCGGACGGGAAGGTGCGGCTGAGCGCGGACCCGTCCCAGGCGGTCTCGATCGTGGAGGCCATGAGGCACGGAGAGGTCCTCAGCATCGAGGAGCAGGTGCTGGCCACCCCGGGCGCGAAGCAGCAGGCCTACACCCGCTGCACCCACTCCGCGGTGTTCGCCGAGGTGAAGGTCGACGAGGAGCTCGGCACGGTGCGCGTCACCCGCGTCGTCAGCGCCATCGCTGGGGGCCGGATCCTGAACCCGAAGACCGCCCGCAGTCAGATCCTCGGGGCAGTCGTCTGGGGAATCGGCATGGCACTGGAGGAAGAGACTGCGCTGGATCAGAAGCTCGGTCGCTTCATGAACCACAACCTGGCGGAGTACCACGTCCCGGTGAACGCGGACGTGCACGGCATCGACGTCCTCTTCGTCGACGAGGAGGACACGATCGTCAATCCGCTCGGAGCCAAGGGACTGGGAGAGATCGGCATCGTGGGCGTGGCGGCGGCCATCGCCAACGCCGTGTTCCACGCGACGGGAAAGCGGATCCGGAGCCTGCCCGTCACGCTCGACAAGGTGCTCTGA